A window of the Vallitalea okinawensis genome harbors these coding sequences:
- a CDS encoding sensor histidine kinase, whose translation MTKKLIIAYILILVIPIIFMSNSLVKRYEEENRNRLQEQLNKEVKYIEDDIQAKMALMKKIAFSISLNNGLLDRVGADKTFEYEEIFLIDDVYAKNLEVLLNSNPQLFAVRIFNDNPNMHEYWPSIMSENRIKNETLMTDIEKNNEIWRVIEKQEYLEMYENVANNYESVSFFKNIKKIHHDYNIIVEVGMLKEIFFESLNQSPFNLDSFYYVIKDNQILDQSDNGNFIHEEKMLQFEEWLVNRSTEDGGVYHYSDEIIIGKISIPELDMIIYKGLSLEGISTVLQKDRNGIVLTGLIMFFTLTAVTYIITYVLFMRLRKVIYSVENMDKSQPEKFKVIKGSDEISHLSLKIKEMLVEIDQLNKEALYEQQLALNAELKALQTQINSHFIYNTLETFKMMAEIDENYELSDLITNFGDLLRYSMKWNEKKTVTLSQELVYIQKYIALLNVRFDYEINLMIHVNEELLEVEIPKMSIQPIVENSFIHGIEAKCEDSNIIIDAVEDLGCDAICITITDDGIGMHKNQLKSINRALRGIDIDHDETTEMGIGIKNISDRIKLFYGIDYGITYESVQNKFTKAIIKVPKVGNKQ comes from the coding sequence TTGACCAAAAAGCTTATTATTGCCTACATTCTTATATTAGTTATTCCAATCATATTTATGAGTAACTCCTTGGTCAAAAGGTATGAAGAAGAAAATAGGAATCGACTGCAAGAACAATTAAATAAAGAAGTCAAGTATATAGAAGATGATATCCAAGCTAAAATGGCATTAATGAAAAAGATTGCTTTTTCCATATCCTTAAATAATGGGCTACTTGACCGAGTTGGAGCAGATAAAACCTTCGAATATGAAGAAATATTTCTCATTGATGATGTTTATGCAAAAAACTTAGAAGTCCTATTAAATAGCAATCCACAGCTCTTTGCAGTTAGAATATTTAATGATAATCCAAATATGCATGAATATTGGCCATCTATCATGAGTGAAAATAGAATTAAGAATGAAACATTAATGACTGACATTGAGAAGAATAATGAAATATGGCGCGTGATTGAAAAGCAAGAGTATTTAGAGATGTATGAAAATGTTGCCAACAACTATGAAAGTGTCTCTTTTTTTAAAAATATAAAGAAAATCCATCACGACTACAATATTATTGTAGAAGTAGGTATGTTAAAAGAGATTTTTTTTGAATCATTGAATCAATCACCCTTTAATTTAGATAGCTTTTACTATGTTATAAAAGATAATCAAATACTTGATCAATCTGATAATGGAAACTTTATTCATGAAGAAAAGATGCTTCAATTTGAAGAGTGGTTAGTGAATAGGAGTACTGAAGATGGTGGAGTATATCACTACAGTGATGAAATAATTATAGGGAAGATAAGTATACCTGAATTAGATATGATCATTTATAAAGGATTATCTTTAGAAGGCATCAGTACAGTTTTACAAAAAGATAGAAATGGTATTGTTTTAACGGGTCTTATCATGTTTTTCACACTCACCGCAGTAACTTACATTATCACATATGTTCTGTTTATGAGGCTTAGAAAAGTTATTTATTCCGTAGAAAATATGGATAAGAGTCAGCCTGAAAAATTTAAGGTAATTAAGGGTAGTGATGAAATTAGTCACCTATCCCTAAAAATAAAGGAAATGTTAGTGGAGATAGATCAATTGAATAAAGAAGCATTATATGAGCAGCAGCTAGCACTAAATGCTGAGTTGAAAGCTCTTCAGACACAAATTAATTCTCATTTTATCTATAATACGTTAGAAACCTTTAAAATGATGGCTGAGATTGATGAAAACTACGAGCTTTCGGATTTAATCACAAATTTTGGTGATTTACTGCGTTATAGTATGAAATGGAATGAAAAGAAAACTGTTACATTAAGTCAAGAATTAGTGTATATCCAAAAGTATATAGCATTGCTAAATGTAAGATTTGATTATGAAATTAATCTTATGATTCATGTAAATGAGGAATTACTTGAGGTAGAAATACCTAAAATGTCTATCCAGCCTATTGTAGAAAATAGTTTTATTCACGGTATTGAAGCAAAGTGTGAAGATAGTAACATTATTATTGATGCAGTTGAAGATTTAGGTTGTGATGCGATTTGCATAACCATAACAGATGATGGTATTGGTATGCACAAAAACCAATTAAAGAGTATCAATAGAGCATTAAGAGGTATTGATATTGATCATGATGAAACAACTGAAATGGGAATCGGTATTAAAAATATTAGTGATCGAATCAAATTGTTCTATGGAATCGACTATGGCATCACCTATGAAAGTGTACAAAATAAATTCACTAAAGCAATAATTAAAGTACCGAAAGTAGGTAATAAGCAATGA
- a CDS encoding carbohydrate ABC transporter permease yields MLEVMLAILMIGFLVIIVLGISKQSRYEIKEMFSRQSTGSKIFDIVNIIFMLLICFIMLYPVWYVLILSFNEGSDAMMGGIYWWVREFTLDNYKIVLSNNDIFKAFIVTVARTVIGTTTHVLFTAMIAYSLSKRDLVGRKIWLTMGIITMFFSGGLIPTFILFKNMNLLDSFWVYIIPTMFSFYDLIIFQSFFRGIPDSLEEAATIDGAGYFYIFRRIILPLSKPVLATIALFCGVWHWNDYFMGVIYITKNVDLQPIQTYLYRIVAESASNQAMANMPDGVQKATTTSGSIKLATMVVTTLPIVLVYPFLQKYFVKGMLLGSVKG; encoded by the coding sequence ATGTTAGAGGTTATGTTAGCTATTTTAATGATTGGGTTTCTTGTGATCATAGTGCTAGGAATTAGCAAGCAATCCAGGTATGAGATTAAAGAAATGTTCAGTAGGCAATCAACAGGTTCAAAAATATTTGATATTGTTAATATTATCTTTATGCTATTGATCTGCTTTATCATGTTATACCCTGTGTGGTATGTACTCATTCTTTCGTTTAATGAAGGTTCCGATGCCATGATGGGAGGAATCTATTGGTGGGTAAGGGAATTCACACTGGATAACTATAAGATCGTTTTAAGTAATAACGATATCTTTAAAGCATTTATAGTCACTGTAGCTCGAACGGTTATTGGCACAACAACTCATGTATTATTCACAGCCATGATTGCCTATTCATTAAGTAAAAGGGATTTAGTTGGCCGGAAAATTTGGTTGACCATGGGAATAATCACAATGTTCTTTAGTGGTGGCTTGATACCGACATTTATACTATTCAAAAACATGAACTTATTGGATTCGTTTTGGGTTTACATTATACCCACCATGTTTAGCTTTTACGATTTAATTATATTTCAATCATTCTTTAGGGGGATACCTGATAGTTTAGAGGAAGCAGCAACAATAGACGGAGCAGGGTACTTCTATATTTTTAGAAGAATTATATTACCTTTATCAAAACCAGTATTAGCAACAATTGCATTGTTTTGTGGTGTATGGCATTGGAATGATTACTTCATGGGTGTTATTTATATAACTAAAAATGTTGATTTACAACCTATACAAACATATTTGTATAGAATTGTAGCAGAAAGTGCTTCTAATCAAGCCATGGCCAATATGCCAGATGGTGTTCAAAAAGCTACAACAACATCAGGTTCTATTAAATTGGCAACAATGGTAGTGACAACGTTACCAATAGTCCTTGTATATCCTTTCTTACAGAAGTACTTTGTTAAAGGGATGCTGTTAGGTTCTGTTAAAGGTTAG
- a CDS encoding ABC transporter permease — MTNTNILKKIKVQRTLLLMVLPGVLWMIIFNYLPMYGIIIAFKEFKIYQSMFEAPWVGFYHFIEFFKDEDFFLVMKNTLGMSFLKLLIGFPLPIAFAVLLNELKLSRFKKNIQTISYLPHFLSWVVLGGIMITWTSEAGLVNEVLLGIGIIQKPIAFLGDPKYFWGIAIASDIWKEIGWNAIIYLAAIAAIDVSMYEAAVIDGANRFQKIKYITLPSIAPTIAMLFILAVSGVLNSNFDQVFVLNNPLNSNASEVLDLYVYRTGIRAARYSYATAIGLFKSVVAFALLFTANKVTRRLTGNSLF, encoded by the coding sequence GTGACAAACACTAACATATTGAAAAAAATAAAAGTACAAAGAACGCTGTTGTTAATGGTTCTTCCTGGAGTATTGTGGATGATCATTTTTAATTATTTACCAATGTACGGAATTATTATAGCTTTTAAAGAATTTAAAATTTATCAAAGCATGTTTGAAGCACCTTGGGTAGGTTTTTATCATTTTATAGAGTTTTTTAAAGACGAAGATTTTTTTCTTGTCATGAAGAATACATTGGGTATGAGTTTTTTAAAGTTATTAATTGGATTTCCATTGCCAATAGCTTTTGCAGTTTTGCTCAATGAATTGAAATTATCCAGGTTTAAAAAAAATATTCAGACAATATCCTATCTACCTCATTTTTTATCATGGGTGGTATTAGGAGGAATTATGATCACATGGACATCAGAAGCAGGATTGGTCAATGAAGTACTATTAGGAATAGGTATCATTCAAAAACCTATTGCCTTTTTGGGAGATCCAAAGTACTTCTGGGGGATTGCCATAGCATCGGATATCTGGAAGGAAATAGGGTGGAATGCCATCATTTACTTAGCAGCTATAGCAGCAATCGATGTAAGTATGTATGAAGCAGCAGTTATTGATGGTGCTAATAGATTCCAAAAAATAAAGTACATAACGCTACCTAGTATTGCTCCAACCATAGCCATGTTATTTATTTTAGCTGTTAGTGGTGTGTTAAACAGTAATTTTGATCAAGTATTTGTTTTAAATAATCCTTTAAACAGTAATGCCAGTGAAGTCCTGGATCTTTATGTCTATCGGACTGGTATACGAGCAGCAAGATATTCTTATGCAACTGCTATTGGTTTATTTAAATCTGTTGTGGCATTTGCACTATTGTTTACAGCGAATAAAGTAACAAGAAGATTAACTGGTAACTCTTTATTTTAG
- a CDS encoding response regulator transcription factor — MNILVADDEKFIRRGIITILSKNYADNIKLFEARNGMEVLEIIQRHKIDLIISDIKMPKMTGIELIKALSKSSYRCEVIFVSGYEEFEYAKEAIKHGVRAYLLKPVKKNELIEEIDKINPFLKIEQNKYENIDKAIKYIEENYSDKNLSMSIVSNYVSLNYSYFSQLFKECTGVKFVDYLIKLRVNNAKDLLVHTAYKVYEIAEKVGYKDTKQFVKMFKLQVGMSPKEFRSHSLQ; from the coding sequence ATGAATATATTAGTGGCAGATGATGAGAAATTCATACGACGAGGTATAATCACCATATTATCCAAAAACTATGCCGACAATATTAAGCTCTTTGAAGCTAGAAATGGTATGGAAGTATTGGAGATCATTCAAAGGCATAAGATTGATTTGATTATTAGTGATATCAAGATGCCAAAAATGACAGGCATTGAATTAATAAAAGCTTTATCAAAGAGCAGTTATAGGTGCGAAGTTATTTTTGTTAGTGGTTATGAAGAGTTTGAATATGCCAAAGAAGCCATTAAGCACGGAGTAAGAGCCTATTTATTAAAGCCAGTGAAAAAAAATGAGCTAATAGAAGAGATTGACAAAATAAATCCCTTCTTAAAGATCGAGCAGAATAAGTATGAGAATATCGATAAAGCTATTAAGTACATTGAAGAAAATTATTCAGATAAAAATTTAAGTATGTCCATAGTATCTAATTATGTATCCTTAAATTACTCTTATTTTTCTCAGCTTTTCAAAGAGTGTACTGGTGTTAAATTTGTAGATTATCTTATTAAGTTAAGAGTAAATAATGCTAAAGATTTATTAGTACACACAGCCTATAAAGTATATGAAATAGCAGAGAAAGTTGGGTATAAAGATACCAAGCAATTTGTAAAAATGTTTAAACTTCAGGTGGGTATGTCACCAAAGGAGTTTAGAAGCCATTCATTACAATAG
- a CDS encoding extracellular solute-binding protein has product MKKVLAMVLIVALMGVFLTACSEQKTEQTQSQSEKKDPSEPSEIAEKVEEAKVANEEIQPSYLDDTSPITLDWYINFSWFPTKWGGDATSEYITEKTGVSINYIVPAGNEAEKINSMIAGDTLPDLITLGWWESQVDAMIQGDLVYALDELAEEYDPYFFQVANSGRINWYTKDDGHVYGYPNASYSPEDYEKYELTSNQTFLVRKDMYEAIGSPDMRTPEGFLQALRDVKAMFPEVNGQPLIPIGFHDFNDEGCSSLEEYLQNFLAIQQEDENGNLVDRTKDPEYIEWLKVFRQANEEGLIAVDVFIDSRPQMEEKIAQGRYFSMLYQRSDLTAQNNIRFQEDPDTVYIAVDGPANDRLDQPLLDGDGIAGWTLTLISKNCKDPERAIKFMSYMMSEEGQLDLFMGPEGVTWENINGKPTWKPEVKETLDTDRNTFDNLYGASYTYWMLMDNPMSKQWESEPVEPFAQLYNWTKGKAVNKSQYSDLTLEPGSKLAIEEGKINSEWGETLPQLIMAETEEEFDQIWTEFMSYREEHSWEEIFDYQQQKLDDNKKRLGIN; this is encoded by the coding sequence ATGAAAAAGGTATTAGCAATGGTACTAATTGTTGCATTAATGGGAGTGTTTCTTACAGCATGTAGTGAGCAAAAAACGGAACAAACACAATCACAATCTGAAAAGAAGGATCCATCCGAACCATCAGAAATAGCAGAAAAGGTTGAAGAAGCCAAGGTCGCCAATGAAGAAATTCAACCATCTTATTTAGATGATACATCTCCAATCACATTAGATTGGTACATTAACTTTTCTTGGTTTCCTACTAAATGGGGTGGAGACGCAACATCAGAATATATTACAGAAAAAACAGGTGTTTCTATCAATTATATCGTTCCTGCTGGTAATGAAGCAGAAAAGATTAATTCTATGATAGCTGGTGATACACTTCCAGATTTAATTACTTTAGGATGGTGGGAATCACAAGTTGATGCCATGATCCAAGGTGATCTTGTGTATGCTTTAGATGAGTTAGCAGAAGAATATGATCCGTACTTCTTCCAAGTAGCAAATTCAGGGCGTATCAATTGGTATACAAAGGATGATGGACATGTTTACGGCTACCCTAATGCTTCCTATTCACCAGAGGATTACGAGAAATATGAATTAACCTCTAACCAAACATTTCTTGTTAGAAAAGACATGTATGAAGCCATTGGGTCTCCTGATATGCGAACTCCCGAAGGTTTTTTACAAGCATTAAGGGATGTAAAAGCCATGTTTCCAGAAGTAAATGGACAGCCATTGATACCTATTGGATTTCATGATTTTAATGATGAAGGATGTTCTTCCTTAGAAGAATATTTACAAAACTTTTTAGCAATACAACAAGAAGATGAGAATGGAAATTTGGTTGATCGAACAAAGGATCCAGAATATATAGAATGGTTAAAGGTCTTTAGACAAGCCAATGAGGAAGGGTTAATTGCAGTTGATGTATTTATTGATTCTCGTCCACAAATGGAAGAAAAAATAGCACAAGGCAGATATTTCTCAATGCTTTATCAAAGATCAGATTTAACTGCACAAAATAATATACGTTTCCAAGAAGATCCTGATACAGTTTATATAGCAGTGGATGGACCTGCTAATGATCGTCTAGATCAGCCTTTACTTGATGGTGATGGCATTGCAGGTTGGACATTAACCTTAATATCAAAGAATTGTAAAGATCCTGAAAGAGCTATAAAATTCATGTCTTATATGATGAGTGAAGAAGGTCAATTGGACTTATTTATGGGGCCTGAAGGGGTAACATGGGAAAATATTAATGGAAAACCAACATGGAAGCCAGAAGTTAAAGAAACTTTAGATACTGATCGTAACACTTTTGATAATTTATATGGAGCATCTTATACTTACTGGATGTTAATGGATAACCCTATGTCTAAGCAATGGGAGTCAGAGCCTGTTGAGCCTTTTGCTCAGCTTTATAATTGGACTAAAGGAAAAGCAGTTAATAAGAGCCAATACTCAGATTTAACTTTAGAACCTGGTTCTAAGCTAGCAATTGAAGAGGGTAAAATCAATTCAGAATGGGGAGAAACTTTACCTCAACTGATTATGGCTGAAACAGAGGAAGAGTTTGACCAGATTTGGACTGAATTTATGTCTTATAGAGAAGAACACAGTTGGGAAGAGATTTTTGACTATCAGCAACAAAAACTTGATGATAATAAAAAACGATTAGGGATCAATTAA